DNA sequence from the Alkaliphilus metalliredigens QYMF genome:
GCAAATGCTGCCATAGACATTGATACAATCATTGTAACTGCTAGTGCTGAAATACCCATTATTTTAATTTTTCTTGTTATATACATGATAAAGCCTTCTGTTATTTGTTTTATTTTTGTAAGGTTGCAACCTATGTACCTAGTATACCAAAACAAAAGTTAGGAGACGGTTAGTTTTATATTCTCAGCAACTCTAAATTTAACTATCTCAATTACTAATTTATATGGCAGTGGCTTTTCTATAGGGAATTGAACTGCTCCTTTTCCTCCTGTATACTCTGATAATTCATGCTTGAATGCCTCAATTCCACTAGGTGCTGGATAAAATCCAATACGGTTTTTAAAAGCAGCAAAATGCACAATTTTTTATATAGCACAAATGTAGGCATTTGATAACTTATCTTTTCCTTAGCATCTGGTGCTGCCCCTTTTATAACATTCCTTAACGTTTTAAATATTTCCTGAACCTCTTCTGGAAATTTAGAAATATAGTCATCAATCGGTTTATAGAAAAAATTATATAATAATATTTACTCTATTAATCCTACTGCTTTTAATAGGTTTCTAATAGCAGTTGCAGCTTCTGTATCGGTGAACTTTCCTATCTTAGCTTTAACCGTCACCAATCTGATCTGCTATTTAAAGTTATATCTGATTGGGTATAAGTCAGATAGCATATTCGTAGCATTTATATTTATTCTATTTTCAACATCTGCCCCCTCCGTTCCTGACAGTATCTCTGGGTTATAGATTAAAACACGTTTTCCTTGAATATGTTTAGGAATATTTAGTTTCAATATTTTAGGATTCTCTCCACTGCTGTAAATAAGGATATCCTCACCATCACCACCTATAGGCGTCCTGCTAATTACTCTATCATCAACATCTTTTAAAGTAACCATTCCCTCTTCATTAAGCTCGAATCTGAACCTACCATTATCTGTTTGAATTACTCTATATAAGTGAGGCGCTTTGGTTTCAGTACTTTCACCAAACACTAATGTTGCTCCTGCCACAAGTATAAATGTTAGCATCAGACTAAGTACTGATGTTTTCTTAAATTTCATAATAGACACGATTCTTTCTTCAGTGGCATTTTTGCTGAAACTGCTATATAAAGGGGTACATTTAGTTCTACCTTCCGCCATTTCAATTAAGGATAACGCATAATGAGATTTTGTGCTCTCACCGAATAGTTTGATTACCTCCTCATCGCAGGCAATCTCCAAATCTCTATTCATTAACACATACAATACCCATACCATAGGGTTGAACCAATGTAAGCATAGTGCAATGATCAGTAAAAGCTTCCATAGAGCATCAAATCGCTTAATATGTATACATTCATGAGCAAGAATATATCTGACTTCCAGTTCGTTGCTGTAATCCATAGACTTTGGAAGTATAATTTTAGGCTTTAGTATGCCATAGGTGAGGGGTGTTGTCACTTTATCGGATACTAGAATTCTAATGAGTCGATTTGTCTTTTGCTCACTCAACCATTTGTCAATCAAATTATTCCCTTTAATTGGCAACGCTGTTCTAATTTCTCTATAGCTTCTATAAAAGGATACGACAAAAAATAGAGCAAGCAAAGCGATACCCGCAATCCAAAGTATCATCATGGGTTCTATGTACCAAGGTTTATTCACTGCCTCCACATATTCTGTATTTCCATAGATAAACACTCTTGCATCGTTGCTATTTGTCCCTCCGACTTCTAGTGCAAATTTTTCCTTTAAGCGATTAATCACGTTATACAGACCAAATTTTGAAGGAATGGAAAAAGGAATGATCAATCTAGATAAAGCAATTCCCCAAAGTACAATAAAGGTTGTTTTAGGTAGCCTGTTAATGGCAAGTCCTCTTATAACAACAACCATCAGAATAAGAATGCCGGCTGAGACACTCATTTGCAACAGATTCATTGTATTCACCTCACTTCAACTTATCAACAATTTTTTTTAATTTGTCAATTTGCTCTTTCGTTAGGTTTTTTTCATTAACAAATGTCGCAAAGAACATTTCTGTAGATCCATCAAACATTTTGTTAATCAGTTCTTCTGTTTCCTGCTCCTGGATCTCTTCCTTGGAGAGCAGCGCCCTGCATATAAAATTAGGTTCCAATCTTTCAATGGCATCTTTGTCAATACATTTTTTGATGACAGTATAGGTGGTATTTCTATTCCAACCTGTTTCTTCTTTTAAAATAAGGGCAAGCTGACCTGCCGTCAAATTACCTTCTCTCCATAGCACTTCCATCACCTTTAGTTCGGAATCGAATAATTTAATTTTCATATTCATCTCTCCTTACTTGACTATTTCAATAGTTGAATACAAGTCAATACTATCGCAGCAGTAATAACATGTCAATTACTATTTCAATCGTTAATGACAAAAGCGTCTCCGATGCTTTCCCTTTAGCTCACATCATCCATCATGTATTTTTTTAGTATGGGGGATATGTAAAAATTGGTAATCAATCCTATGGTACTCATTGTTATAAAGAAAAACAATAACATTCCAACTGTCGGGAATAGTAACAGCGGTAAGGCGCTCAATATAAAGCATAAAGTCAGTACTCCCAGATTTGGAAAGAATCTGATTATAGAAAATATAAAAGCATTCTGATAGATCTGTTTGATCGAAAGTCTGAATGTAATCAGCATTGGGTACATATACATATGCATCATTAAAAAGAAGAGAAATAGTAATATGATCAAAAAAGTAATTGCGGTGAAAAATATGCTTTCTGTACTTATTCCAAAATAGAAGTTGATAGCAATTCCAATGACCAACACAACAACCAGGTCAATCAGACATATAAAAATGCTTTGTCTCGCATTGCTCAAAGCATGCTCCTTAAAATCCCCCCATAAAAATGCATGCTCTTCACCAGCGAATTTTTTCAGTACATAAGTGAATCCAGCCTGCGCTGGACCTATTGTCACAACTGGTATGCATACTAAAATAGCACCCATGGCAAAATAAAATACCAACTCATAAACACTATTTCCCATTGGGCCTCCGTTTTTATTCAACGTTGGTAAAAAAACTGTGCCACAAAGGGCATGACAACAACTGCTGGCAGGTTAAATACAAAGAACAGCATGTTCAACTTAACAAGGTGCCAGAACTTGCGAAAAAATATATGGAAGAAAACCACGATACGCGGTTTCGACAGAGTATTTTTAGGAATATCCATTTCCGTTTTTGTGTCCTTAAACATACCGAAAATACGTAACATAAGAGATCATTCCTTTCTAATTGCACTCAACGATGGAAACACCTGTTAATTACAAACTCATTTTATTATTTAGTCATGCTAAATGAACATTTAGTTCGTAATTGTTTTTTCCGTTTCTCTGTCAAAAATATGGACTTTACTGGGATCTAATGCGAGTCTTATGGTATCCCCTACTTTTATCTGTTTTTTAGGATTAACTCTTGCAATAAAGCCGGTATCTTCAATTTTTACATGCAAATGAATTTCAGAACCAAGCATTTCAACAACTTCTACCTCTGCTTCTACAACACAATCTGCAAGTGAATCAAGGTATCTCTGCTCATCAAATACATTTTCAGGCCTGACTCCCATGATTACTTCCTTGCCTATATAATCCAGTTCCTCTAGCTTCCTTGCCTTTTCATAGGGCAACTTTATGCTATTTCTGCCAAATTTCAGATGTACTTCCTCTCCGAATTTCTCTACCAGGACTTCCATGAAGTTCATCTGAGGACTTCCTATAAATCCGGCCACAAACAAATTATCAGGCTTTTCGTAAACAGTTTGTGGCGTATTAACTTGTTGGATATACCCGTCCTTCATCACAACAATCCGTGTCCCCATTGTCATGGCTTCTGTCTGATCATGAGTAACATATATGAAGGTTGTTTGTAGCTCTCTGTGAAGCTTGCTGATTTCAGTCCTCATCTGGCCCCTCAATTTCGCGTCCAGGTTTGACATCGGTTCATCCATGAGGAATACCTTTGGTCTGCGTACAATTGCACGACCCAGTGCCACCCTTTGCCTCTGACCTCCAGATAGCGCCTTTGGTTTTCTGTCAAGAAATTGCTCTATGTCAAGTATTTTAGCAGCTTCATATACACTTGCTTTGATTTCATCTTTTGGGGTTTTTCTTAACTTCAAGCTGTACGCCATGTTTTCAAAAACAGTCATATGGGGATACAGCGCATAGTTCTGGAAAACCATAGCAATATCCCTGTCTTTAGATTGTACGTCGTTCACCAGCCTACCGTCTATCGATATTTCTCCTTGGGTTATTTCTTCTAACCCTGCAATCATCCTAAGTGTAGTAGTCTTTCCGCAGCCGGAAGGACCAACAAAAATGATAAATTCCTTATCTTCAATATCCAGATTGAAATCCGCAACTGCAACAACATTACCTTCAAATTTTTTTATCACATGTTTTAAATTTACACTGGCCATAATCATCATCCTCCTCTTACTTCAATTAATCACCCATTTTATTCAGTTTACTGATTATTAGAAAATATATCAGGGGCTTAAACCCCTGATACATTTTCATTTTCCACCCACTATACTACCCTCTTCCTTACTCTCCAAGATAGGTATTTACCCTGTCCTGCATCAGTCTTGTTGTCTCTTCTACAGATTTGTCTCCAGAGAAAAATGATCTCGTCTCATCCTGTACAATACGACTAATGTTTGTATCTACATTGGCATATGTTCTTAATCCCGAAATAAATTCATTTATATAATCGATATCCGTTTGGGACATCAACGCTTGGCTTACTGTAATACTACTGTCTCCGCTTCTTAGCATCATTTTTGCATTTCCACTTTGAGACAACGCTACAGCCTGTTGGGCTTTCTGTTGCTGTGCAGCTTTGTTGACCGAAAAGCCTCCCATTGCCTGTTGCGATTGTCCTGCTCCTCCCTGCATTGCCCCTCCTTGCATCTCCTGGGATTGGATCTCATCAGATAAAAGCGTTTTTAAGAATTCCCAGCTTTCCGATACATATTCGGAATTTCTGTTGATTGCATACATTGAATTAGATGAAAATGTTCCTCCACTAGGACCACCTCCAGAGGGCATATTATAAAGACTTAATTGTTCTTTAAATGCAGCTTTCATAAATCCATACATATTATAACCGCTAATACTATAAGGATAAAAGACGATGGACTCCCTGCCTGCTGCTTCTAGGATCGAAATCATATGGTTTTTAACGCTGCTATCGGTAAGACTTCCGTCATCAAAGGCCTTGATAGTATTCAACAAGTCAACAAAGTTTGGTGAAGTGAAGTTGGCATTCTTCCTATCAACATCAATGTAATTGCTGTAGCTGTCTCCGGTAAATAGATTCAACAGTTCCATAGAGCTTACAGAAGGTAGCGCTGCTCGACTTCCATTACTGTCACTTTTTTGAGTCACTTTCTCAGCAATTGATTTAAAATCATTCCAAGTCCATTCACTATCATCAATTATGATTGATTCCTGATTAAGGATTCCTTGATTGGCCATTAAAACATTGAATGTAAATTCGATGGGCAGTACATACAGGCTTCCATTGGATTTCAAAGCATCAAAAATGTTAGTGTGGTATTTGTTCATGTCGAAGCTATTGTCACTAGCCATCATCTCGCTTAAATCTACCAGTATGTTTCTAGAAATATAGTTCTCATATTGCAGCCCAGCCACGGATATAATATCAGGTCCCTTTCCCGAAAGTATTTGGGTATTCAGATTTGTTATATAGGTTTCATAGTCATCACTTGGATATGTCTGTATATCAATCCTGTACCCAGGGTTCTCCCGCTGGAATTGGCCTGCTGCTACTTCAAGTGCTCTATTGGATCCAGGAACTGAAATCGTAATGACTTCTTGAGTTTGTACGATGCTGTCTCCACTCTGTATTGAGTACTTATACAATTCATATTTTATAAAGTCTGCAGAATCAACGGTTGCTTCACTAGCCCCACCTTTCATCACAGGTTGGTCAGAAGAATTACTATCTGGGGTATCTTGGGTATTTGGAGTATTTCCTCCAGATCCCATGTTGATTCTCCCTGGGTCTGCAGGTACCGATGTAGTGGACACATAGATATTGCCCTCGCCATCAATACTCATATCAGAAATATTATATCCGCTGGCCATAATGGTGTAGGATTTGAAATCTATAGCAGTCCCCATGAGGTTTCCCGAGGAATCATATTTGGTAATGTCTTGGCTAGTTAGATAGTATATACTTTCATCCTCTTTTGAAAACCTAATTCTATTGACTCCCATCATAGAGATTCCACTTGAATTCTGACCTGATAAATCAATGGACCAAATGGGATTGCCCGTTGAAGCATCTAATTTTTCAATACTTCTCTTCCCCATGATGAGGCTTGCTGCAATAATATTACCCTCGGAATCGATATCAATACTTTCGTATCCTTCGGATCCCAAGGTTTTTACCGGCTGTCCCTCCTTGTCAAGGACTTGAATACTCTTTGAAGGATCTGATATGTAAATATTCCCATTACCATCTACTGCGATATCAGAAAAACCCATACTTTGCATTCTGACACTTCCGCTACTTCCGGTATTTGAAACGGTCCCAAGGTCAACAGTCTTTAGGGTATCTCCTTGGGGACTGATTACTGTAAGTTTTTGTGAAGTATTGTCACCTTGGGTTTCTGCTGTCACCGCATAAATGTTGTCCTCTTCATCAAGGGTAAATGCTCTGACATTTCCCAAAAAGCTGATTGAATCACCTACTGGGTTACCTTCCTGATCTAAGGTTACAAATCCAGAATTTGTTCCATAGCCCCTGTCAAAAATCACCAGTTGGTTTTGAGAATTAACTCGGCCCCCCCCTGGCCACATAAGGTCTGAATGAATTCCTATTTCCATTTCTGAATATGTATC
Encoded proteins:
- a CDS encoding iron chaperone, producing MHFAAFKNRIGFYPAPSGIEAFKHELSEYTGGKGAVQFPIEKPLPYKLVIEIVKFRVAENIKLTVS
- a CDS encoding M56 family metallopeptidase, whose amino-acid sequence is MNLLQMSVSAGILILMVVVIRGLAINRLPKTTFIVLWGIALSRLIIPFSIPSKFGLYNVINRLKEKFALEVGGTNSNDARVFIYGNTEYVEAVNKPWYIEPMMILWIAGIALLALFFVVSFYRSYREIRTALPIKGNNLIDKWLSEQKTNRLIRILVSDKVTTPLTYGILKPKIILPKSMDYSNELEVRYILAHECIHIKRFDALWKLLLIIALCLHWFNPMVWVLYVLMNRDLEIACDEEVIKLFGESTKSHYALSLIEMAEGRTKCTPLYSSFSKNATEERIVSIMKFKKTSVLSLMLTFILVAGATLVFGESTETKAPHLYRVIQTDNGRFRFELNEEGMVTLKDVDDRVISRTPIGGDGEDILIYSSGENPKILKLNIPKHIQGKRVLIYNPEILSGTEGADVENRININATNMLSDLYPIRYNFK
- a CDS encoding BlaI/MecI/CopY family transcriptional regulator — its product is MKIKLFDSELKVMEVLWREGNLTAGQLALILKEETGWNRNTTYTVIKKCIDKDAIERLEPNFICRALLSKEEIQEQETEELINKMFDGSTEMFFATFVNEKNLTKEQIDKLKKIVDKLK
- a CDS encoding ABC transporter ATP-binding protein is translated as MASVNLKHVIKKFEGNVVAVADFNLDIEDKEFIIFVGPSGCGKTTTLRMIAGLEEITQGEISIDGRLVNDVQSKDRDIAMVFQNYALYPHMTVFENMAYSLKLRKTPKDEIKASVYEAAKILDIEQFLDRKPKALSGGQRQRVALGRAIVRRPKVFLMDEPMSNLDAKLRGQMRTEISKLHRELQTTFIYVTHDQTEAMTMGTRIVVMKDGYIQQVNTPQTVYEKPDNLFVAGFIGSPQMNFMEVLVEKFGEEVHLKFGRNSIKLPYEKARKLEELDYIGKEVIMGVRPENVFDEQRYLDSLADCVVEAEVEVVEMLGSEIHLHVKIEDTGFIARVNPKKQIKVGDTIRLALDPSKVHIFDRETEKTITN
- a CDS encoding extracellular solute-binding protein, translating into MLKKIMCLLMVVMITVSLAACGMGNSNVSQQQSVDTYSEMEIGIHSDLMWPGGGRVNSQNQLVIFDRGYGTNSGFVTLDQEGNPVGDSISFLGNVRAFTLDEEDNIYAVTAETQGDNTSQKLTVISPQGDTLKTVDLGTVSNTGSSGSVRMQSMGFSDIAVDGNGNIYISDPSKSIQVLDKEGQPVKTLGSEGYESIDIDSEGNIIAASLIMGKRSIEKLDASTGNPIWSIDLSGQNSSGISMMGVNRIRFSKEDESIYYLTSQDITKYDSSGNLMGTAIDFKSYTIMASGYNISDMSIDGEGNIYVSTTSVPADPGRINMGSGGNTPNTQDTPDSNSSDQPVMKGGASEATVDSADFIKYELYKYSIQSGDSIVQTQEVITISVPGSNRALEVAAGQFQRENPGYRIDIQTYPSDDYETYITNLNTQILSGKGPDIISVAGLQYENYISRNILVDLSEMMASDNSFDMNKYHTNIFDALKSNGSLYVLPIEFTFNVLMANQGILNQESIIIDDSEWTWNDFKSIAEKVTQKSDSNGSRAALPSVSSMELLNLFTGDSYSNYIDVDRKNANFTSPNFVDLLNTIKAFDDGSLTDSSVKNHMISILEAAGRESIVFYPYSISGYNMYGFMKAAFKEQLSLYNMPSGGGPSGGTFSSNSMYAINRNSEYVSESWEFLKTLLSDEIQSQEMQGGAMQGGAGQSQQAMGGFSVNKAAQQQKAQQAVALSQSGNAKMMLRSGDSSITVSQALMSQTDIDYINEFISGLRTYANVDTNISRIVQDETRSFFSGDKSVEETTRLMQDRVNTYLGE